A window of Equus przewalskii isolate Varuska chromosome 6, EquPr2, whole genome shotgun sequence genomic DNA:
CCTTGATAATCCACCTGCCAAGGTTTCATGCTGTATCAATTAAATCAgcatgcatttttcaaaaatccCCAGGAGGTGACAGTGTAcagtaaaattttttaatcataGACATAAAGTGTAATTAAtagctctattttacagatggcagAAACTGAGGatccaaaaaattaaacaatttattcaaaatttctgAGCTAGTAAATGTCAGAGCTTGGATTCAAATCTATATCtgtctcatttccattttctctatttcctgaaaaaaatagaTTCTTCTGTATGGTAGCACTAGATTAAAGGAAATCACATTTTAAGTTTCTTTGCACTTACTCTCAAATTGCTTTCTAAAAATCTTGAACCAATTTACACACCAACTTGCATGAAAGTCACAGgaatattacaaatattattgttctctaaatatgtatttatagttCAATATCAATGAGTGAGAAGCTGAGGTTTGGggtgaaagaaggagaagagtaGTGACAGGATAACTAAGATGTTTACAATGATGTGAGATCTGCCTGGTGAGTACACTTAAAATGAATCTGAGTCCACCTGTCCATCCTTCTTCCTTGAAAGAAGGCTCAGATATCCCCTAGTCTTGGATACTTCCAGATGATGATCCAGTTCTGGGAAATGCCATTGTCCCCTTTCACATCTTTCTCAAGTACACAATTTCCACATTGCCTTAATTTATAAGAATCTCTCCTGACTCAATCAATGTAGCATATAATATCACATGTGCATTCTAGGGTATCTAGATACTTGGCCTGAGTGAAAGTTTGATGGAGGACACTGAAGAATATTTCAAAGGGCCAACATGGTATTTTCTCAGTGCATTACAGGAGTAGTAAGGATTTCATACTGAACTGTAACTAGCAGTAACTTTGAGTAAGTAGCTTATCTATCTGGCATTGTTAGATGACAGAGCAAAGACAAAGAATTACCCTAATGAAGACACAAAatgttaaagagaaataaaaactcaagcTCAAGGTCAACCTGGAGGAATTCAGATTAAATGAAGTGATTATTTTTCTGGAGAACAGGAGATATATGGTACTCGATTAGGCAACCAAAGGAAGTAGGGCAAATTCCAACTTAAGGTATCACTCTTCCCAGTCTAGCCTCATTCCATTTCACCTCCTTTGTGTCTAAATTTCTGTCCCCAACACCTTGACACAACTTGGCTACATTTTTTGTCCAATGGCTGAGCAGGTATTAACATACTGCAGGACAATGATGACCCCTTCTCTTACCTTAAAAAATGTTCAGCTTTTAAGAGTCTAATGTGATTAGCATGTCTCCCCAGAGATCTTATTTGCAAATTCATCTCTACTTTTTGCAGCTGGGACCATTGATGCTCTGAGCCACATCACAGCCTCTCTGGTCACAAAACTCTTGACAGCGTGGAGATAAATGGGACCAAATCTCATAACCAGGAACTGTGCTACCTGTGCTGGATCAGGATTTCTTCAATGCAGCTGACCACTGAGGCTGGGGTGAGTGTGAAACGGATGAGATGTATGGAAAATAAGGTTGGGGTTAGTTCTGTAAGTCCAGGAGCAGAGGTTGGGGAAGATATAGAGGGAGGACACACATACAAGACATTGATGTCCTTAGCTATTCTGGAGGTCATCTCAGATTGTCCCCTGACTCCATTATAAAAGATGCAGTTTCTTGAATCCCTCAGGTATTTGGGCAGCCTTATTGCATACCAAAATTTATCATCAGtaagcctttcttttctttgtacttCAATCCTTTCTGTTGTGTTTAGAGACTCAAACTAGTCAGGCCAGCCCGGTAGgattaaaactatatatatttgtaagAGATTAACCATGTCCTTGAGTACCTAGGACCCTCAGAGTGCCCCCTATTCATCTTTTCCAGGGAAAAATCAGATGATTGACTTATTGAACCCTTTGTATTGAAGGACCTCAATATTGGAATTGTCCCTTGGTCCCAAGGGAGATTGATTAGGGGACCTCAATGACATTGGCATATTGATGGAATGGGATCATTGAGGAACCATTCCATCTTGTGTTTTGTTAGAATCCATCTAGTCCAGTTGACTGAGGACCAGTCTTAGATATCTCTGAAGACAGTTCTTGGTTTAAAAGACagtgaaggggccggcccggtggtgcagcagttaagttcgcacgttccacttcttggcgtcctggggtttgccggttcagatcccgggtgcggacatggcaccacttggcaaaagtcgtgctgtggtaggagtcccacgtataaagtagaggaagatgggcacgaatgttagctcagggccagtcttcctcggtaaaaagaggaggattggcagtagttagctcagagctaatcttcctcaaaaaaaataaaaaaaaaaagacagtgaaacCACAGTGACTTCACCCTTAGATTACAGACTCAAGAAAGACCAATATGCCTTTCAAATTGAGAAACTAAAATTCCTCTTTTGAGAGACAAGTACCTAATTAGGACAATTGATGCAGAGATTTGCAAAAGCATGAGAAAAATCAGTGAGTATTATGACCAGTGTTTATTAAATTACAGAGACTCTATTATGTACTTCACATGATTTTTCGCAATTAATTCTTCAAAAAGCCTTATGAAGTAGATGTTATTATCTGAACTTtattattatggttatttttattattgggaAACTGAGAACAGAAGAGAATAAGACAATTGCTGAAGGTAATATAGTTTTCAAGAACTGCAATCAGGTCAGattttgaacccaggcagtctgaatCTAATCTCACACCTCTTTTTTTCCAGATTGGGCCACATTAAGAGAGTGACAATCCTGAGAAATGAGTTGTACAGAGATGTTTGAAGCTTTTGAGAAAGACTCAGGTTTGGAGACTAAATTTCATTTCCTCAGGGAAGCTTTCTCTGAACAGGAACTGGTTTATGTATCTCTTTTCATAGCATACATCAATGTAGCATTTTGATGCATACATTGGAGATTATTTGATTAATTATGTCTTCTCATTAGACAAGCTTAATATATCATGGAGCATGCATGTTCTTACTCTTTAGTATGTACGAACATCTAGAagaatgcctggtacatagtagactgtgcataaattttttttttttgaaaaaatgatgaAGTAAAAGAACAACCTTAGAAATAATATTCATGTTCATAAAATTGGAAAACTAAGACGCTGAAGAGGAATCATGATTGTTTGATGTGCATTGTATTTATAGACATTgacttaacaaaagaagaaacattctCAGAGTCAGAGGGTCTGAAATTGAGAATGCCTGCCTCAATGAAGCAAATGTTTTCTGTCACTAGAGTTTTGGCAACTGCCTGGTGACCACTTTTCAGGATGTCACATTTAGGATTCAAGCATCATATAAGTATTGAATTATGTACGCTTTGCGACTTATTTCCTAACTAGATGACAAGATTACATTCCAGAAATACAAGAGGTATTCCAGGGTAGAAGTAAAAAACATTGAAACTTTCCAAGATGAGtgttaaaatgcttaaaattactTGCTACTataacttgtttttttaatttttaagggtATAAAAAATTACAGTGGAATTAGCAGTAAATTCTGTTTTATGGCTTTAAAATTCCAACAAAATAGTACTTTTATTAGTAATTAAAATTTGTGATAACATTATTACCTACACAATTTATAGCTACAGTGACCATTAGGATGAAGTAATAAACTTGCAGTAGTATATGAAAATGCCTATTgcaattaataaaacaaacaaaattagttGGTCCTTTAATAATACAGTTGAATTTGAATAGGAGATTGAAGGAAGGGtaatttttaattactatagaACTTTTTGATCTTATCTTAGGTGTTTCCTCATTCTAAACTTCTCTTTAGGTGAGAACAATCAGGTGAACTTAATGTTAAAGTCCCTTCTATCAACAAGGGTCTTTGAATCCCAAAGACTAGACTTCAGTAAGATAAGAATGATGATTCTGACTTCACCTACAGGAATCTCTCAAGGCAAGATGGTTCTGAAGAAAGatacctttttctctcttttctccttttctgttggCATAATCTCAACCCATGGCCCAATTACACTGAGAAATCTTCCCTGATTCAACTCACCAGTAAGCCCctgtctctgcctttcttcttcccttcccatgGCATGCTTCACTTGGATATTTCCTGGAGAGCAACACCTGTGTGTCTCCTGTCCTGACTGGTCACATCAGGGCTCATACTTTAAAGCAGACAAAACAGATTAAGGCAGATATGTTTTATAATCAAACTAATACATGTGGCCAATCAAGAAAGCAGACAGAAATTTATTATATAGATGGACTAGACTAGATTAGAAATGCATTGAAGAGCTAATAAAGAGCACCTCCTAGAGTATACAGAGTGAAAAGAACATGGGGGATCGTAGATCTAGTAAGGGAAGATCTTTTCTGATTCATAAGGAAGATTTCCAAGAAGAAACACCATTTTTCAACATTGGTCACTTACTCAAGTCTGTTAAAAAATTCAATTGCTGCATTcaattctttatccatttacccatcAAACATTATGTATTGGCTTAACATATACAAGGCATTGATGCTGGATATAGAGAAAAAATGAGATTCAGAAATTCCATAGTGTAATGGGGCAAGAGACATacacataattataaaagaaatttatacTTCCTAAGAGAAGGATGCTGAATGTATATGATTCTCTCAACATAGCAGAAGGGATTATAGAAGGGCGTCACAGAGGGGGATGCATATATATGAGTTTTTAATGACTATTAGTAGCTAGCTAGGTGACCAAAAGGGAGTAACCATTCTGTGCAAAAAAGCACGGTGTGAAAAGGCACACAGCTGCCATAAAACATGCTTTTGGACATTTCAAAATGCTTAGATGTAGCTGAAACATGAAGTACATGGTAGTGTATGGGGGTAAATAATGCAACATAGGTAGGCAAGAGCAAGAATGAGAAGAGTTCTACACACAGTGTATCAAGATCCCAGCAAGAAACAAAGTCATGCCCCAACTAGGGAATTTCAGGACTGTGTAATGCAGAAACACTTTCAAAGGTGTGGGTAAGTGTAGAGAAAGCGTAAGTACTTGTGAAGTTCCTGGATTAGTGACAACAGGCACTGTTACAACCCTTGGACTAAAGGGACAAGAGGAGGATATGGTTATAGGAGGAAACCAGAACCAGACAAGGCTTTTAGCATAGAGACTCAGCAAGCTTGCAACAACCCTGCTGGGAGGGAGCTGAAGGAATAAATCCTCGACCTGTCTCTAATATCCTGTTCATTTTTCCTATTGTCAAATCCATCTAGAAGTGGGAGGGCAGGGGAATCTGTTGATGTCCCAAGTTCCAGTTTCCCAAGTCTCAGGACATGATAGAAAGTGGTGGATGGTAGACCAGAGCAAGATAATGCAAGATATGGTGAACACCACACACTAGGAaaggttatatttttattatagttgaCAATTTTCACATGTCAGAATATTTATGCAGCAGTGTAGAAGCTTCGCTGGAGGATAGAAATCCTAGAAGGGGTCATATTAGTTACAAAGCTATTTTAGTGACCCAGCCAAGAAATGGGGAAGGCATGATTTGGAGTAGaattggtgggaatggaaaaaggcaagaaatcgAGTGGATATGCAGGAGGAATAAATGACATCTAGGAtgacttaatttcattttctaaccaCTTTTAGAAAGATAAAGCCTTCTGTTCTCTGGATCATTATGCTCTCTGCATCTGTCCCCAATGACACTGCCTTCCATCCTTCTATATTTATTCTACTTGGAATCCCTGGGATGCAAGACCAGCATGTTTGGGTTGCCATCCCCTTCTGCTCCATGTATATCCTTGCTCTGGTTGGCAATGGCACCATTCTCTACATCATCACAAGGGATAGAACTCTGCATGAGCCAATGTACCTCTTCCTGTGCCTACTTTCCATCACTGACCTGGTACTCTGTTCAACCACATTGCCCAAAATGCTAACAATCTTCTGGCTTAGATCCCACATAATTTCTTACCCTGGCTGCCTCACCCAGATGTTTTTTGTTCATACAGTCTTTGCCACAGAGTCAGCTGTTCTCTTGGCTATGGCATTTGACCGCTATGTGGCTATCTGCCGTCCACTTCATTATACATCCATCCTCAATGCCACAGTGATTGTGAAGATTGGTCTGGCATGTGTGGTCCGTGgccttctctttgttttcccctTTGTCATCCTCATTGAACACTTACCTTTCTGTGGACATCACATCATCCCCCATACGTACTGTGAGCACATGGGCATTGCTAAGCTGGCCTGTGCCAGCATCAagcccaacaccatttatggtcTCACTGTGGCACTTTCAGTCACTGGCATGGATGTGGTCCTCATCACCACATCCTATGGCCTGATCCTGCAGGCTGTGCTGCGCCTGCCCTCGAAGGATGCCCAATTCCGAGCATTTAGCACTTGTGGGGCCCACATTTGTGTCATTCTTGTCTTCTATGTTCCTGCCTTTTTTTCGTTTTTCACTCACCGCTTTGGCCACCGAGTACCTCCTCATGTCCACATTGTACTTGCAAATCTCTATCTCCTCGCGCCCCCTGTTCTCAACCCCTTGGTCTATGGCATTAACAGCAAACAGATACGCCTAAGAATATTTGGCTTTTTTATGGGGAAGAGATAGCTATGCTTTCTACATAGCTTGACGACCATGGGAAAAGTTATAATTAATGTCCTACCTTCTGCAGCACCTCTTATCCTGGGACTAGAGTTGCTGTTTCTGATAATCCCAGCAAGCCAGTATCATGTATTATCTTagagtttttaaagtatttagaacAACTCATTTATACCTGCTACATGTACAGAATATCATTTTCCTCTCAAACTATTATGTGGTCTGCTAATGGGCCTGTAGGTCTTGAATCTTCCTAGGGAAAAGTGAGGAGGCATGGTAGTACTTTTGACAGTAAGAGCCAGAAAAAGTTATTCTCTCTATGCACAGAAAACCCagtgctgggggagagggaaagtAGTCAAAAAAGAACTATTTTCTAATAGCTTCATGAAATTAAGAACAcactccccccccccacacacacacaagttgaCTGATTGATTGTTAGCACTTTTTTAGACCAAGCGTATTTGCAGCAAGAGCACCAGCCCTAGGGCAGAAATGGCTGTGAGAGCCCAGGATCCTCTGGATCTGGGATTAGATTTTAAACAGATGAACGTAACTGCTGGGTGCAAGTGTGAGAAGTCTGAAAGCACATATATCAATGGGAAAGGCATAGCACAAGTTTCTCAAGGAATTACTTCAAAAGATGACACTTCGTAGCTAATATACTCATCTCATGACTGTTGACTTGTGCATTTTTCCTGATATGTGCAGCGATGAGCTTCATATGCAGATGATTTTGTGGACCACTGTGGACTCACTGTGGAATTTTGTTTACCTCATGTAGTCGACAACACTTTGGGTATATAAGAATTCCCAGGACACAGATTTTCCTGCTAATGCTAGCCAGGGTAACCCAGGATAGTCAGGATTGACAAGTGTATTTCTCCAAACAGCTGGCCTTCATGCATTATAAGTGTCAGATaaacagaggttaaaaaaaaaataaaaaaacttattgtgttattataaaatacatgtaacataaaagtTGTCAGTTCAACCCATtacattgtgcaaacatcatcaCTATCTAttctgaaaatttccaaaaatttcaGTAGCAAAAATagaaactctgtaaccattaagcaataactcctcaTTGTTAGCTCAGCTCAGGCCTTGGAaatctctaatctactttctgaaGAGAACAAACCTTTCGCAAGAACCTTAGaaactgcattcatttatttactcttgTAGTTGAATATCTCATTCAAAAGCATGGTtcaggggcccagcccagtggtgcagcagttaagctcacacattctgctttggctgcccagagtttgctggttctggttcagattccaggagtggacctacacactgcttgtcaatccatgctggggcaggcatcccacatataaagtagaagaagatggacacggatgtgagctcaaggccagtcttcctcagcaaaaagaggaggattggccacagatgttagctcagggataatcttcctcaaaaaaaaaaaagcatgtattGAGGATCAAATATATACTTGGCATACTAGACATTGAATTTCAGGAAATTCACACtctagggagagaaaaaagtaattacAGCAGAATATGGTATTTGCAGAGACAAGGTATAAAATATACTACTAGAGCAAGGAGGAAAATATGTATATGATAAGATAATTCTATTCTTTTCTCACAGTAAAGTAAtcactaattttattatttttatagtgaagtaatcatttatttatgatCCATCCTGATTCTAATGCTTCTTTCCTTTGGGCTGAGACAAAAATGTATAACCTGTTCATAACTTGAGTACATATTTTTAGTCTTCTCATGGTTCCTATGTTGAATAACTAagccatttctgtgaaaaattctttcaaaagttAATTGTAATAAGGTACTTCCAGTATATTGGATAAAGGACAATAAAACAACTGTGACAACTGTCTCCTCTGTTGGAAATCATTGAAACTGACCAACCTTAGACCACCAGGAACATATCTATGGTCAAAAAGTTAAATTTACTGATTCTACCCTAGAAGAACCTTTGTGAAACCCATAATAGAGAGTTGGGAGGGGATTCTTATAGTTGTgaagtttttttaatgattttaagaaTGGATCTTGGAAGTTTGGGGGGTTCTAAATTGGATATGGTCAAGAAACAAGGGTAATTTGGTGATtgtatcttaatattttttaccAAGGAAATATGAGAATAAATGTGGGCTAGGTCACATTGGTAAAGAAAAGGCAGTGACTCCTGTTAGCCAGGAGAGCCAATTCTGGATTGGCCTTCTCTCTATCTTCCAGACATTGTCACAGAGTGGCCTATCCATGTGTTGATTATCTCCTTAGGCTTTGTTTTTGTTCGTTTGGGAACGATATGGACTAACTGCTGGCAGGGATTTGTTTTTTGCTCTCTCAATTCCCGTTTTGCCCAAAAGTAGATAAGATCAGTCTGCAGAACATTAATTTGTATGGTCCATACCCACACCATTGTCAGAATTTTATTGATAGAAATGttgttcagaaaacacagcctgAGTTAGTCCTGTATGTTTTTTGGTTAAAGGATAAACTGTTGAATTATCTGATATAACAATATCTATGCAATAGCATTTAAGACTCCAGACTGGGTACATTGAACAAATGCAATACAATTACCAGAAGCTAAATGATTATTAGTCCATGTAACAGGCTGTGGAGCCAGGAATCTATATCAACGAACTCAGGCCACAAGAAGCATGACCAAAATCCATTTTAGTATATTCTAGAGATTCAGGAGATTATTTCTTAAGTCTAGAGACAGTCTGTTTCACCTAAAATGTGCATTCACATAGGTGCTACAGAAAGTCCTAGACAAAGTGAAAACATCCAGGTTAATGGGAACATGGTTAgttaggaagaaaggagagagaattagcCACAGattaatatggaaaaatgttACACTTACACgttggggcagggagtggggggtAAGAAAGGTGATTGAAGTCCTatcacttttaaataatttttaggttcatatcaatttttttttcccaatcacATTTTTGCATCTTCTGGCTCTACCCAAAGACAGACTGGAGTGCTTGAGCTCAACAGGTGTAAATTCCTCAACAGCCTTTTCCCTTTTTGGCGTGACTCTGGAAGTTTTCAGAGAGGAGATTTTTGAGTCTGATGCATGTTTACAAGCCTAAtcacatcaattaaaaaaagcagATCCTTGGCTAcattgtttactttttgtttttagtgcttcacaaataaaaattattgtgcaCATCAAAATCTCCCCCAAAGACTAACCATGGGGCAGTTTATAAGAGGGCACTGAGAGAGGATTTTTACAGAATTTTGTATTAGTCAGGttttccagggaaacagaacaaatagTATATAAttgattagatagatagatagatagatagatagatagatgatagataaaagAGGATATTTATTGTGGGAATTGTCTCACTTCACTTAACTTCCCACAATCTGCAGTATGCAAACAGGAGACCCAGGAAAGACAATGGtgtgaaaaaaaagaagccaatggTGTGAGTTTCAGTCTGAGTCCTACAGCCTGAGAACCAAGAGCACTGAAgttcaagggcaggagaagatcaTTGTTCCAGCTCAACCAAAGAGAGCAAATTGTCCTTTCCTCTCTATGTTCTATTCATGCCCTCAGGGAACTGGATGATGCATCCCATATTGGTAAAGTTAATCTTTACTTAGTGTATGAATTCCAATGCTAAGTTCCTGCAGAAACACCCTCATGgatacacccagaaataatgttttagcAATTATTGAAGCagcccttagcccagtcaaggtaacacataaaattaaccagcacaaatttttattgagtttgtaATTGTCCTTTtgctacattatttttaaaaagaataatggaaACAGGGATGAATCTGGATTGGGAGTAGTggaatatctatatatatatctctatacatTCATAACTATGTATCCAATTTgtcttataaaaatgtttaaatttaataatgttaaaaatgattttaaaagatgataaaaagatAATTACACCAATATATCCCATCCTGCATGCTCTTATTACAAAATGATCTTGACACTCTGCTGAGAGATAGAAGCTATGTTCCTTCTCCTTAAATATGGGCTGGCCTTAGTGACTTAATTCTAGGAAAAATAATGTGCTGGCAATGCTAATATGTGATTTGCTTCTGAAGCTGGGTTATAGAAGGAAATTCAgactgctttttctcctcctttccccctctgtcccctcttcattgccctccttctctcctctacTCCCCCGcttctgatttctctctctctctctctctctcttttacatgTAAGTATTCCAGCTTCCTTGAAGCTGCCATGATATcatgtggagatggagagagattaATGAGGATTTCTAGCTGTTCCATCACTTAGCTATTTAAATCCTCCTATCCCAGACACCAGATTCTGGAGGAAGTCAGTACTCAGATGATTCAAGAACCCTATCTGAGGCCAAACAGAGCCAGCCTTTGAGCTGCCCCAGCCAGGACCCAGGGAAGCAGAAACAAACTTTCCCTTCTAAGCCCTAACATTTCAGATTCACGAGCAAAACAAAGGCTGTTGCTTTAAGCTGTGAAGCTTGAAGTGGTTTCCTACACAGCAATAACTGGAACAATGTCTAACATAAACAATTTTCCTTATGATTAATAATGGTctaataaaactaagaaaattcttGTCTACCCAATGTTTATAGTTACCTGAGGTTGGCCAAGCTGCAAATCTGAGGGAATAGTTCGCCGAAGACCACCCTCACTTTGAACATCACCAACTAGTTCACATGACCCCGGGACCACCCCTACTTCAGAATAACTGGCTAAATATGTGGGGGTCGCCAAGATCACCCTCATGTTcaataattttctataaaaacccacaaaattcAAGAAAGCACTGACTTAtgattaaagttttattataacaaaagacATAGATTAAATCAGCAGAGGGATGAGATGCATAGAACATAGTCCAGGAAGGATACAAATGAGGAGCTTCTGGTCATCTTCTCCCTGTAGAGTCATGGATGGGTGCTACCTCCACTTGTCACCATTTGTGACTATACACAGAGTACTTCCAACCAAGGATGCTCACTTGAGCCTTTGGTGTCCAGAGTTGTTGGGGCTGCTTATATGGTGATTTTTATTCCCTAGACCCCCCAGGTCAGGCTATACCTGTAGTCTCCAGTTCTTCTTGACATCAGAACTAAGATGATGTGACCCAAAGCTCCCATTGTAGATCATATTGATAGACTATCCAGTGGCCAAAGCCCCCAGGCAAAATAGATGCATTCCTGTGAGACAGGACACTGCAAGGGCCTAGAGATCATCTCCCAGGAGCTGAGGAGctgagggcaaaggccagacctctctttgCATAAAGTTAATTTTTCACTACTGAATAGTActtttgaaatcttttgtttgtttggttttttatttacattttttcactAATTTTGATCTGAAGGGTAGAAGAAAGAAGTTTCATTAAAATATGGTAGGATATATGTACACCTCCTCtaaccacttctattcaataatGTGCTAAAAATCCAAACTGACATGATaggacaataaaaagaaagagttttaagatcacaaaggaagaaataaaaatataattattaacaaATAACATGATTTTTCTACAGACGAAACCTATAAGActcaaaaatagatttttagaaCCAATgatatttcaagaaatttgttgaatttgaagaaacaaaactcaaaagtaaTTAATTACATTGTCATATAAAGCCACCATTAGAAACAGATATTTTATGTTATGATTGATAATAGCAATGAAATCTAAGtacttataataaatataatggaaGTGTACATGGCTTCTATGTTAAAACAATtaagaaaggaattaaaagatatttttaaaaggtcaaaaaaggtgccagccttgtggcctggtggttaagctcggtgtgctcagctttggtggcctgggtttggttcacaggtgtggacctacaccaatcgtcaaccatgctgtggcagcaacgcacacaaaaaatagaggaagattggccacagatcttagctcagggcaaatattcctcagcaggaaaaacaaaaatgaaaaaaaaaaatgaagatatatatTACAAAGTTCATGGATATGAAAACTGAtacgaaaaataaaaatagtgaaagatAAGGACTTGTGCTTATCAGAAGAAATATGGATAGCCAATACACTTATGAAACAATCCTCAACAATCTGAGTAATaaggaaaatgcaataaaaaccACTTTAACACCACGCGGATTGGCAAAATGAGACCAAATATCAGATAATACTAACGATTagtaaggatgtagagaaatagGAACAGTTATTTACTGCTAGTGGGATACTAAATATGAATCAACCACTTTGAagataaattcataaatatttagaaaagttaGAGAGATGCGTATCCTACAAaccagaaatttcacttctaaaaTATAAGCCCAGGAGGCACACTGCACAAGTGAACAAGATATCCTTATATAAGGATATTAGTAACaaaattataatcataaaaaCGTTGCAAATAACATATATGTTCAtcaaagaagaatgaatgaattaaatataGTATCTtcattcaaataaacaaattaattaaatgtgGTATCTTGACTCAATAAAATATAGCATTATCGTATGGTACctgaaaataatagtaataagtaCGCTTTATAGGAATAATAAATACCTCACCAGACCTACATGCATCAACATGAATGTTTCTCACAAATACAATGCTGAGCAAAAATCAAGCTGCAGAGACATGATGACTTTACGCcctttatataaaacaa
This region includes:
- the LOC103565907 gene encoding olfactory receptor 52D1-like codes for the protein MLSASVPNDTAFHPSIFILLGIPGMQDQHVWVAIPFCSMYILALVGNGTILYIITRDRTLHEPMYLFLCLLSITDLVLCSTTLPKMLTIFWLRSHIISYPGCLTQMFFVHTVFATESAVLLAMAFDRYVAICRPLHYTSILNATVIVKIGLACVVRGLLFVFPFVILIEHLPFCGHHIIPHTYCEHMGIAKLACASIKPNTIYGLTVALSVTGMDVVLITTSYGLILQAVLRLPSKDAQFRAFSTCGAHICVILVFYVPAFFSFFTHRFGHRVPPHVHIVLANLYLLAPPVLNPLVYGINSKQIRLRIFGFFMGKR